From Thalassococcus sp. S3, one genomic window encodes:
- a CDS encoding CAP domain-containing protein, with amino-acid sequence MSKANKIELLMLDLINQERKEAGLDRLKLEKDLNEAADDHSSWMLKVDQLTHTGKNGSSAGDRMEDAGFDFTGSWSWGENVAYQTERGKLTVKDDVRDLHEALMQSPGHRANILSDDFEFVGIGIKVGDFNGRESVIVTQNFGKTDASVNLDPGGQKNGAALAKQAEPDDMWDPTMLTLPQDDFLM; translated from the coding sequence ATGTCGAAGGCAAACAAGATCGAGCTGCTGATGCTGGACCTGATCAATCAGGAACGAAAGGAGGCTGGGCTTGACCGGCTGAAACTTGAAAAGGATCTCAATGAGGCGGCGGACGATCACAGCTCATGGATGCTGAAGGTCGATCAGTTGACGCATACCGGCAAGAACGGCTCCTCGGCCGGAGACCGAATGGAGGATGCCGGGTTCGACTTCACCGGCAGCTGGTCATGGGGCGAGAACGTCGCCTATCAGACGGAGCGTGGGAAACTGACGGTCAAGGACGATGTGCGCGATCTGCACGAGGCGTTGATGCAAAGCCCCGGTCACCGGGCCAACATTCTTTCGGATGACTTCGAATTCGTCGGGATCGGGATCAAGGTGGGTGACTTTAACGGGCGCGAATCCGTCATCGTGACACAGAATTTCGGAAAGACAGATGCTTCGGTGAACCTGGACCCCGGCGGTCAAAAGAACGGCGCGGCCCTGGCAAAGCAGGCGGAGCCGGACGACATGTGGGACCCAACGATGCTCACACTCCCGCAAGATGACTTTCTTATGTAG